In Flavobacterium lacustre, a genomic segment contains:
- a CDS encoding GSCFA domain-containing protein yields MNFRTQIPIPQNLNPIDYNSKIVSLGSCFAVNMAEKFEYYKFQNSVNPFGIIFNPVSIEKLIYRIVNQVFFTEKDIFFHNERWHCFEVHSDLSNANKEEFLENLNVILKRSLIQLFQASHVIITFGTSWVYRNFESNTIVANCHKLPQNQFQKEILSVETIGNSIKNTIDLIQKINPDCNFIFTVSPVRHLKDGFVENQRSKSHLITAIHDAIKPQLPAVNYFSSYEIMMDELRDYRFYAEDMLHPSAVAIDYIWSKFKESTIAESDFPVMEQVDSIQKSLSHKPFNPNSESHFKFESKLKQKMTNLQFQYSFMKF; encoded by the coding sequence ATGAATTTTAGAACTCAAATTCCTATTCCCCAAAATTTAAATCCTATAGATTACAATTCTAAAATTGTTTCTTTGGGCTCTTGTTTTGCGGTTAATATGGCGGAGAAATTCGAGTATTATAAATTTCAGAATTCGGTAAATCCTTTCGGAATTATTTTTAATCCTGTTTCGATTGAAAAACTGATTTATCGTATTGTGAATCAAGTTTTTTTTACGGAAAAAGATATTTTTTTTCATAATGAACGCTGGCATTGTTTTGAGGTTCATTCTGATTTGAGCAATGCAAATAAAGAAGAATTTCTTGAAAATTTGAACGTTATTTTAAAACGTTCATTAATCCAACTATTCCAGGCTTCTCATGTTATTATCACTTTTGGAACATCTTGGGTATATCGCAATTTTGAAAGTAACACTATCGTTGCCAATTGCCATAAATTGCCACAAAATCAATTTCAAAAAGAAATTTTGTCGGTGGAAACAATTGGGAATTCTATTAAAAATACCATTGATTTAATCCAAAAAATTAATCCGGATTGTAATTTTATTTTTACTGTTTCACCAGTTCGTCATCTCAAAGATGGTTTTGTCGAAAATCAAAGAAGTAAATCTCATTTAATTACAGCAATTCATGATGCCATTAAGCCTCAATTACCCGCTGTTAATTATTTTTCCAGCTACGAAATCATGATGGACGAACTTCGCGATTATCGATTTTATGCCGAGGATATGTTGCATCCAAGTGCAGTAGCCATTGATTACATTTGGTCTAAATTCAAGGAAAGTACGATTGCAGAAAGCGATTTCCCGGTTATGGAGCAGGTCGACAGTATTCAGAAAAGTTTGTCGCATAAACCATTTAATCCAAATTCTGAAAGTCACTTCAAATTTGAATCCAAATTGAAACAAAAAATGACTAACTTACAGTTTCAGTATTCATTTATGAAATTTTAA
- the alaS gene encoding alanine--tRNA ligase produces the protein MKSQDVRKQFLDFFASNGHLIVPSAPIVLKDDPTLMFNNSGMAQFKEYFLGNATPKSNRIADTQKCLRVSGKHNDLEDVGFDTYHHTMFEMLGNWSFGDYFKKEAINWAWQLLTEVYKIPKENLYVSVFEGNPDENVPFDQEAWDIWKELIDEDRIILGNKKDNFWEMGDQGPCGPCSEIHVDLRPEEEKALVSGKSLVNNDHPQVVEIWNNVFMEFNRKADGSLEKLPAQHVDTGMGFERLCMALQGKTSNYDTDVFTPLIEKVEQITGLKYTSNEVLNISEEQNKTNIAIRVVVDHVRAVAFAIADGQLPSNTGAGYVIRRILRRAIRYGFTFLNIKEPFINQLVAVLANQMGEFFPEIKSQQQLVTNVIREEESSFLRTLDQGLQLLENVVAETKGSTVSGAKAFELYDTFGFPIDLTALILREKGFELDEAGFNAAMQDQKARSRAASEVSTEDWSVLIPGNVETFVGYDQTESDVKITRIRKVDSKKDGILYQIVLDNTPFYPEGGGQVGDKGTLVSANETIEIIDTKKENNLILHFAKQLPENVNAGFVAKVNQDLRSLSSRNHSATHLMHQALRSILGTHVEQKGSLVNPNYLRFDFSHFAKMTETELQQVEDFVNARIQEQLPLIERRNIPFAQAVQEGAMALFGEKYGDEVRAIKFGESMELCGGIHVKNTAEIWHFKIVSEGAVAAGIRRIEAITSDAVKAHFASYENTLNEVKLALKNPQDILKAVHSMQEENTKLAKQIEALVKDKVKNLKASLIAEIQEINGVQFLAKQVDLNPEGAKDLAYELGNLGNNLFLVLATAEEGKPMLTCYISKELVAEKGLNAGQVVRELGKYIQGGGGGQPFFATAGGKNAEGIQEALTKAVDFLK, from the coding sequence ATGAAATCACAAGACGTACGTAAACAATTTCTGGATTTTTTCGCATCAAATGGACATTTAATCGTTCCATCGGCGCCCATAGTTCTTAAAGATGATCCAACACTGATGTTCAACAACTCAGGAATGGCCCAATTCAAAGAATATTTTCTAGGGAATGCCACACCAAAAAGCAATAGAATTGCCGATACGCAAAAATGTCTTCGTGTTTCAGGAAAACATAATGATCTGGAAGATGTAGGTTTTGATACCTACCACCACACCATGTTTGAAATGCTTGGAAACTGGTCTTTTGGTGATTATTTCAAAAAAGAAGCCATCAACTGGGCTTGGCAACTTTTGACAGAAGTCTATAAAATTCCAAAGGAAAATTTATACGTTTCCGTTTTCGAAGGAAATCCGGATGAAAACGTACCTTTTGATCAAGAAGCTTGGGATATTTGGAAGGAATTGATTGACGAAGACCGAATCATTCTTGGAAACAAGAAAGACAATTTCTGGGAAATGGGAGACCAAGGGCCTTGTGGACCTTGTTCAGAAATTCACGTTGATTTACGCCCAGAAGAAGAAAAAGCTTTAGTTTCAGGAAAAAGTTTAGTAAACAATGACCATCCGCAAGTAGTGGAAATTTGGAACAATGTATTCATGGAGTTCAACCGTAAAGCCGATGGTTCTTTAGAAAAATTACCAGCGCAACACGTGGATACCGGAATGGGTTTCGAACGTTTGTGTATGGCATTACAAGGAAAAACTTCGAATTATGACACCGATGTTTTTACGCCACTTATTGAAAAAGTAGAGCAAATTACAGGATTAAAATATACTTCAAACGAAGTTTTAAATATCAGCGAAGAGCAAAACAAAACTAATATCGCCATTCGTGTAGTGGTCGATCACGTTCGTGCAGTGGCTTTTGCTATTGCCGACGGACAATTGCCTTCAAACACAGGTGCTGGTTATGTAATTCGTAGAATTTTGCGTCGTGCCATTCGTTACGGATTTACGTTCTTGAATATCAAAGAACCTTTCATCAATCAATTGGTTGCTGTTTTGGCGAATCAAATGGGTGAATTTTTCCCGGAAATCAAATCGCAACAGCAATTGGTTACGAATGTAATTCGTGAAGAAGAATCCTCTTTTTTGAGAACATTAGACCAAGGATTGCAATTATTAGAAAATGTAGTTGCCGAAACCAAAGGTTCAACCGTTTCAGGAGCAAAAGCATTTGAATTGTATGATACTTTCGGATTTCCAATTGACTTAACAGCTTTAATCCTGAGAGAAAAAGGATTCGAATTGGACGAAGCTGGTTTTAACGCTGCAATGCAAGATCAAAAAGCGCGTTCCCGTGCTGCATCAGAAGTTTCTACCGAAGATTGGTCTGTGTTGATTCCCGGAAATGTAGAAACATTCGTAGGCTACGATCAAACTGAAAGTGACGTGAAAATCACTCGCATCCGTAAAGTGGACAGTAAAAAAGATGGGATTTTATACCAAATCGTTTTAGATAACACGCCATTCTATCCAGAAGGTGGAGGTCAAGTTGGTGATAAAGGAACGTTGGTTTCTGCAAATGAAACTATTGAAATCATCGATACTAAAAAAGAAAATAACCTGATTTTGCATTTTGCAAAACAATTACCAGAGAATGTTAACGCTGGTTTTGTGGCTAAAGTGAATCAGGATTTGAGAAGTTTATCTTCCAGAAATCACTCGGCTACGCACTTGATGCACCAAGCATTGAGAAGTATTCTTGGAACTCACGTAGAACAAAAAGGTTCGTTAGTAAATCCAAACTATTTGCGTTTTGACTTTTCACATTTTGCTAAAATGACGGAAACCGAATTGCAACAAGTGGAAGATTTTGTAAATGCAAGAATTCAAGAGCAATTACCACTTATTGAAAGAAGAAATATTCCTTTTGCGCAAGCAGTTCAAGAAGGAGCAATGGCGCTTTTTGGAGAGAAATATGGCGATGAGGTTCGCGCGATTAAATTTGGCGAAAGCATGGAATTATGCGGTGGAATTCACGTGAAAAATACAGCTGAAATCTGGCATTTCAAAATCGTTTCAGAAGGAGCGGTTGCTGCAGGAATTCGTCGTATCGAAGCGATTACAAGTGATGCCGTAAAAGCACATTTTGCTTCGTATGAAAACACATTGAATGAAGTAAAATTAGCCTTGAAAAATCCTCAGGATATTCTGAAAGCCGTTCATTCGATGCAAGAAGAAAATACCAAATTGGCGAAACAAATAGAAGCTTTGGTAAAAGATAAAGTCAAAAATTTGAAAGCGAGTTTAATTGCTGAAATTCAGGAAATAAACGGCGTGCAATTCTTAGCCAAACAAGTCGATTTAAATCCGGAAGGAGCAAAAGATTTAGCTTATGAGTTAGGTAATTTAGGGAATAACTTGTTTTTAGTTTTGGCTACAGCCGAAGAAGGAAAACCAATGTTAACGTGTTATATTTCTAAAGAATTAGTTGCCGAAAAAGGATTGAATGCCGGTCAAGTTGTTCGCGAATTAGGAAAATATATTCAAGGTGGAGGAGGAGGACAGCCGTTCTTTGCTACTGCCGGAGGTAAAAACGCTGAAGGAATTCAGGAAGCTTTGACTAAAGCCGTCGACTTTTTAAAATAG
- a CDS encoding M23 family metallopeptidase, with protein sequence MSKVKYYYDSENLAYRKIITRKTKKFGFAALFLLASALFGFICFIVLLNTPYFETPKDRLQAREIDNLKLNYAILEKKMDQLDAVLEDIEDRDNNLYRVYFNTAAIAKEERKSGFSGDNRYVALQGYDNSQLVINTTKRVDILSKELAIQSKSLDAILKLAEAKNDLLAAIPAIQPVRNENLKRMASGFGYRSDPFTKARKMHEGMDFTAKTGTPIFATGDGVVSKADNTVSGFGNHIVIRHGFGYETLYAHLSKYKARAGQRVKRGDIIGYIGSTGRSEGPHLHYEVHKDGKVVNPLNFYYGNISAIEYVAISKLANQENQSLD encoded by the coding sequence ATGTCGAAAGTAAAATATTATTACGATTCCGAAAATTTAGCGTATCGAAAAATAATTACACGAAAAACAAAGAAATTTGGTTTCGCTGCCTTGTTTTTATTGGCTTCGGCTTTGTTTGGATTCATCTGTTTTATTGTTTTGTTAAACACTCCTTATTTTGAAACTCCAAAAGATCGATTGCAAGCACGTGAAATTGACAATTTGAAATTGAATTATGCTATTTTGGAAAAAAAAATGGATCAGCTTGATGCTGTTTTAGAAGACATTGAAGATCGGGATAATAATTTGTACCGCGTTTATTTTAATACAGCGGCAATTGCAAAAGAGGAACGCAAATCCGGTTTTTCTGGCGACAACAGATATGTAGCGTTACAAGGATATGACAATTCGCAACTGGTAATTAATACCACCAAAAGAGTAGATATATTGAGTAAGGAATTGGCCATTCAATCAAAATCATTGGATGCCATTTTAAAATTAGCAGAAGCAAAAAATGACTTATTAGCAGCTATTCCTGCCATTCAGCCAGTACGAAACGAAAATTTAAAACGCATGGCATCTGGTTTTGGATACCGTTCTGATCCTTTTACAAAAGCGCGAAAAATGCATGAAGGCATGGATTTTACAGCAAAAACGGGAACTCCTATTTTTGCGACAGGTGATGGAGTGGTGTCGAAAGCTGATAATACAGTGTCAGGTTTTGGAAATCATATTGTAATTCGGCATGGATTTGGATACGAAACTTTATATGCCCATTTGAGCAAATACAAAGCCCGAGCGGGACAACGTGTGAAACGAGGCGACATTATAGGATATATAGGAAGTACCGGGAGATCGGAAGGGCCGCATTTACATTATGAAGTACATAAAGATGGAAAAGTGGTGAATCCGCTTAATTTTTATTACGGAAATATTTCGGCAATTGAGTATGTTGCTATTTCGAAATTGGCTAACCAAGAAAATCAATCATTAGACTAA
- a CDS encoding MerR family transcriptional regulator encodes MHIELSAEKRYYSIGEVAKAFDVNASLIRFWDNEFDILKPKKNAKGNRMFTPEDIKNLQLIFHLVKERGFTLEGAKTHLKEGQKKTLDKFEIISKLESIRVQLTNIKNQL; translated from the coding sequence ATGCATATAGAATTATCCGCAGAGAAAAGATATTACAGTATAGGCGAAGTGGCCAAAGCATTTGATGTAAACGCTTCCTTGATTCGTTTTTGGGACAATGAATTTGATATTCTGAAACCAAAAAAGAATGCCAAAGGAAACCGTATGTTTACGCCGGAAGATATCAAGAATTTACAATTGATTTTTCATCTGGTAAAAGAAAGAGGTTTTACGCTGGAAGGTGCCAAAACCCATTTAAAAGAAGGACAAAAAAAGACGTTAGATAAATTTGAGATTATCAGCAAACTGGAATCAATACGAGTACAATTAACAAATATTAAAAATCAACTTTAA
- a CDS encoding LemA family protein, translating into MKRFLPWIIGIGLVIIVAFWVMGLKNTALKHNQAVGKEWGNVDAAYQRRNDLIGNLVNTVKGAADFEKSTLTAVIEARAKATSVTVDPTNISPEQLTQFQQAQSGLSSSLSRLLVSVERYPELKANANFLKLQDELASTENQILTARTRFNESVEIYNGYVLGMPQSFFLGSYKEKPFFKSVEGADKPVEVKF; encoded by the coding sequence ATGAAAAGATTTTTGCCTTGGATTATCGGAATTGGATTAGTCATTATCGTTGCTTTTTGGGTGATGGGCTTAAAAAATACTGCCTTAAAACACAACCAAGCAGTAGGAAAAGAGTGGGGAAATGTTGATGCTGCTTACCAAAGAAGAAATGATTTGATTGGTAATCTTGTTAATACGGTCAAAGGTGCAGCTGATTTTGAAAAAAGCACACTGACTGCTGTAATTGAAGCCAGAGCAAAAGCGACATCAGTAACGGTAGACCCAACAAACATTTCACCGGAGCAATTAACTCAATTTCAACAAGCACAATCTGGATTATCATCTTCATTGTCACGATTATTAGTGAGTGTTGAAAGATATCCTGAATTAAAAGCGAACGCCAATTTCTTGAAATTACAAGACGAATTAGCCAGCACAGAAAATCAGATTTTAACCGCCAGAACGCGTTTTAACGAATCGGTTGAAATCTATAATGGTTATGTTTTAGGAATGCCACAAAGCTTTTTCTTAGGTAGTTATAAAGAAAAACCATTTTTCAAATCTGTTGAAGGAGCTGATAAACCCGTTGAAGTAAAATTCTAA
- a CDS encoding TPM domain-containing protein encodes MSKVENFLTQEEEQEIVEAIRVAEKNTSGEIRIHIEKSTSKIPYERALEVFHELKMDETQLQNGVLIYLAVADKTFAICGDKGINDVVPADFWDCTRDAMVIQFKQNQYKQGLVDGILKAGEQLKKHFPWASDDTNELSNEISKG; translated from the coding sequence ATGTCAAAAGTAGAAAATTTTTTAACCCAAGAAGAAGAACAAGAAATTGTTGAAGCTATTCGCGTGGCCGAAAAAAACACTTCTGGCGAGATTAGAATTCACATCGAAAAATCAACTTCTAAAATTCCTTACGAAAGGGCTTTGGAAGTTTTTCATGAATTAAAAATGGATGAAACACAGCTCCAAAATGGAGTTTTGATTTATCTTGCTGTTGCCGATAAGACTTTTGCAATTTGCGGCGACAAAGGAATAAATGATGTTGTCCCTGCTGATTTTTGGGACTGCACCCGTGATGCTATGGTCATACAATTTAAACAAAATCAATACAAACAAGGACTTGTTGATGGAATTTTGAAAGCAGGAGAACAACTGAAAAAACATTTTCCTTGGGCATCAGATGACACTAACGAATTATCAAACGAAATCTCAAAAGGATAA
- a CDS encoding TPM domain-containing protein yields the protein MIVLQKNTRIFLKLIVCLCFTQIGFAQFTIPEKPSFQTSVYDYAKVLSETEKAQLEEKLIKYSDSTTTQIVVITIESLKNEDIGILTPKWAQQWGIGGTEQNDNGVLILLAKAERKIWISPGYGLEDRLTAGIGGEITRNIIIPEFKAGSYYKGLDKGTDAIIDVFKGKYKGERKQAKGKDFPILPLIVIVVILLILISKNKKGGGNSGNSGGGGPSLLDVIILSNLGRGSGGGFGGSSGGGFGGGGFGGGFGGGGFSGGGSGGNW from the coding sequence ATGATCGTACTACAAAAAAATACCCGAATATTCCTGAAATTAATTGTTTGTTTATGCTTTACACAAATTGGTTTTGCACAATTTACTATTCCTGAAAAACCAAGTTTTCAGACTTCGGTATATGATTATGCCAAGGTTTTAAGCGAAACTGAAAAAGCACAATTAGAAGAAAAACTCATCAAATATTCTGATTCTACGACCACTCAAATTGTAGTAATCACTATTGAAAGCCTAAAGAATGAAGACATTGGGATTTTGACTCCAAAATGGGCACAACAATGGGGAATTGGCGGAACAGAACAAAATGACAATGGGGTTCTTATTTTATTGGCTAAAGCCGAAAGAAAAATATGGATTTCACCCGGATATGGACTTGAAGATCGATTGACCGCTGGAATAGGTGGTGAAATTACCCGAAATATTATCATTCCGGAATTTAAAGCTGGAAGTTACTACAAAGGATTAGACAAAGGAACCGATGCTATTATTGATGTTTTTAAAGGAAAATACAAAGGAGAACGCAAACAGGCAAAGGGAAAAGACTTTCCAATTTTACCACTTATAGTCATTGTTGTTATCCTATTAATCCTTATATCTAAAAATAAAAAAGGCGGTGGAAACTCCGGTAATTCTGGCGGAGGCGGTCCAAGTTTACTGGACGTAATCATTTTAAGCAACCTTGGAAGAGGCAGCGGAGGTGGATTTGGAGGTTCTTCGGGAGGAGGATTTGGTGGAGGCGGTTTTGGTGGAGGATTTGGCGGAGGAGGTTTCTCAGGCGGCGGATCTGGAGGAAATTGGTAA
- a CDS encoding RrF2 family transcriptional regulator, which produces MLSHKTKYALKALLYLAQQEEGHIARTIEIAEGANIPKKFLEQILLDLKRGHFVGSKQGKYGGYYLIKSKNTITLADIHRLFDGAIALLPCASLNFYEPCLDCKTESECALRHGLIAIREKTLAAMEGITIASLVEK; this is translated from the coding sequence ATGCTTTCACATAAAACCAAATACGCTCTTAAAGCATTATTATATTTAGCACAGCAAGAAGAAGGGCATATTGCCAGAACTATCGAAATTGCGGAGGGAGCTAATATTCCCAAAAAGTTTTTAGAACAAATCTTATTGGATCTAAAGAGAGGTCATTTTGTAGGCAGTAAACAAGGAAAATACGGCGGTTATTATCTCATAAAATCAAAAAACACCATCACATTAGCCGATATTCATCGATTATTTGACGGTGCAATTGCCTTATTACCTTGTGCTTCTTTAAATTTTTATGAACCTTGTTTGGATTGCAAAACAGAGTCTGAATGCGCATTAAGACACGGATTAATAGCCATTAGAGAAAAAACTTTGGCTGCAATGGAAGGCATTACTATTGCTTCATTAGTAGAAAAATAA
- a CDS encoding TonB-dependent receptor, with amino-acid sequence MKTLLNKNFITTLFLFSISFLFAQNKIEGIVTNAQNTPLQGATILIKETKRNTNSDSEGKFTLEVPNPLPLTIEIQLEGYQTETIVVSEKLNIPLEIKLNEENKLVEVVITSRRRIEKIQNVPIPISVVSGKRAEEAGAFNPNRLKELIPSVQLYSSNGRNTTLNIRGLGSSFGLTNDGIDPGVGFYVDGVYYARPAATAIDFVDIERIEVLRGPQGTLFGKNTTAGAFNITTRAPSFTSGASFETSYGNYNYIQAKASITGPISKNLAARVSFSGTQRDGTVFNTTTLKPTNSLNNVGFRAQLLYTPSENVNITFAGDNARQRPDGNATVVAGVVKTKRAAYRQFDAIIADLGYKLPTTNPFDRITDADAPLRVNNDFGGASINVDAKIGKGTLTSTSAWRYWIWDPTNDRDFIGLPVLTKSQGNSRHDQWTQEIRYAGEFSKKLSGVFGVFLIDQDLTSDPVQTEESGSAQWRFAQNTTSELWKTPGLFDGFGTKTTSRLKTLGAAVFSQVDWSITENLHLLPGLRFNYDKKDVDYKRETYGGLQTTDPALLALKNALYTNQAFNFSVNENNFSGQVTLAYKPTKSVNTFATFANSYKPVGVNLGGLPTASGVTLIELARVKPEYVTHYEIGVKTKPSSQSILNITLYNTDIKDYQTQVQTAEVGVNRGYLANAEKVRVKGVEVEGSLRASSHFAFNGALSYTDGKYVSFKNAPVPLEETGGASAFKDVSGGDLPGISKWSGSLGGEYNTSGKFLDLKGNYFIALDSYARSTFSSSASPSQYLNIEGYALLNARVGFRAANGLSVLIWGRNVLNKDYFEQLLPAAGNAGHYSAVLGDPSTYGITLKYTL; translated from the coding sequence ATGAAGACATTACTAAACAAAAACTTTATAACGACCTTATTTTTATTTTCTATTTCGTTTTTATTTGCACAAAATAAAATAGAGGGAATCGTAACCAACGCTCAAAACACACCCTTACAAGGAGCAACTATTTTGATTAAAGAAACAAAACGCAACACAAATTCTGATTCAGAAGGAAAATTTACTTTAGAAGTTCCTAATCCATTGCCACTTACAATTGAAATACAACTAGAAGGATATCAAACGGAAACTATTGTAGTTTCTGAAAAATTAAATATTCCATTAGAAATAAAACTTAACGAAGAAAATAAACTGGTTGAAGTTGTTATTACATCTAGAAGAAGGATAGAAAAAATACAAAATGTACCTATTCCGATATCAGTAGTAAGCGGAAAACGAGCTGAAGAAGCAGGAGCATTTAATCCAAATCGTTTAAAAGAATTGATCCCATCAGTACAATTATATTCATCTAACGGACGAAATACAACTCTTAACATCCGTGGTTTAGGTTCTTCTTTTGGACTAACTAATGACGGAATTGACCCCGGAGTTGGCTTTTATGTAGATGGTGTTTATTATGCAAGACCTGCAGCAACAGCAATTGACTTTGTGGACATTGAACGTATTGAAGTACTTCGTGGACCACAAGGAACACTTTTTGGAAAAAATACTACAGCAGGAGCATTTAACATCACGACAAGAGCCCCAAGTTTTACATCTGGAGCAAGCTTTGAAACAAGCTATGGAAATTATAATTACATTCAGGCTAAAGCTTCTATTACAGGACCTATCAGTAAAAATTTAGCAGCTAGAGTTTCCTTTTCAGGAACTCAAAGAGACGGAACAGTTTTCAATACAACAACATTAAAACCAACAAACTCATTGAATAATGTAGGTTTTAGAGCTCAGTTACTTTATACCCCATCTGAAAACGTAAATATTACTTTTGCAGGAGATAATGCACGCCAAAGACCAGACGGAAATGCAACAGTTGTAGCTGGAGTTGTAAAAACAAAACGTGCTGCTTATCGTCAGTTTGATGCCATCATTGCCGACCTAGGTTATAAATTACCTACAACAAATCCATTTGACAGAATAACGGACGCGGATGCCCCTTTACGCGTTAACAATGATTTTGGAGGTGCTTCGATTAATGTTGACGCCAAAATTGGAAAAGGAACGCTTACCTCAACTTCTGCTTGGCGTTATTGGATTTGGGATCCAACAAATGACAGAGACTTTATTGGTTTACCAGTATTAACAAAATCTCAAGGAAACTCAAGACATGATCAATGGACACAAGAAATTCGTTATGCAGGAGAGTTTTCTAAAAAATTAAGTGGTGTTTTTGGTGTGTTTTTGATTGACCAAGATTTAACTTCTGACCCTGTTCAAACCGAAGAATCAGGTTCCGCACAATGGAGATTTGCTCAAAACACAACTTCAGAATTATGGAAAACTCCTGGATTATTTGACGGTTTTGGAACAAAAACTACTTCAAGACTTAAAACTTTAGGTGCAGCAGTATTTAGCCAAGTGGATTGGTCAATTACAGAAAATTTACATTTATTGCCAGGTCTTCGTTTCAACTACGACAAAAAAGATGTGGATTATAAACGCGAAACATATGGCGGATTACAAACAACCGATCCTGCTTTATTAGCCTTAAAAAATGCACTTTATACCAATCAGGCTTTCAACTTTAGCGTAAATGAAAACAACTTTTCGGGACAAGTGACTTTAGCCTATAAGCCCACTAAATCTGTAAACACATTTGCTACTTTTGCCAATAGCTACAAACCAGTTGGAGTCAACTTAGGAGGTTTACCAACGGCAAGTGGTGTAACATTGATTGAATTAGCCAGAGTTAAACCTGAATATGTGACGCACTATGAAATTGGGGTAAAAACAAAACCATCTTCTCAATCCATATTAAATATTACTCTTTACAATACTGATATTAAAGACTATCAAACACAAGTTCAAACGGCTGAAGTTGGTGTTAACAGAGGTTATTTAGCCAATGCTGAAAAAGTAAGAGTAAAAGGGGTTGAAGTCGAAGGAAGTTTAAGAGCAAGTAGTCATTTCGCATTTAACGGAGCGCTTTCTTATACTGACGGAAAATATGTATCCTTCAAAAATGCCCCTGTCCCATTGGAAGAAACTGGAGGAGCATCCGCTTTCAAAGACGTTTCAGGTGGGGATTTACCTGGGATTTCAAAGTGGTCCGGTTCGCTTGGTGGAGAATACAATACATCAGGTAAATTCTTAGATTTAAAAGGAAATTATTTTATTGCTCTAGATTCTTATGCGCGTTCAACATTTTCTTCAAGCGCTTCGCCATCGCAATATTTAAACATTGAAGGTTACGCATTATTGAATGCCAGAGTTGGTTTCCGTGCTGCTAATGGACTATCCGTTTTAATATGGGGACGCAATGTATTGAATAAAGATTACTTTGAACAATTATTACCTGCTGCTGGAAATGCCGGACACTATTCGGCTGTATTGGGAGATCCAAGTACGTATGGTATAACTTTGAAATATACTTTATAG